Proteins from a genomic interval of Desulfofustis limnaeus:
- a CDS encoding glycosyltransferase family 4 protein, producing MGSAAFPDRGTGGGRHRPVTVLDLRDSPWLDGPGRTILQCAAMVERHRCSISVGAFCPASPADHDYLQSARSLGLPVIPITENRSLDIGVLKQILRVIRTETIDIVHAHDFRSNVFALLAAKRSGIPAVTTCHGWIANSVKGKLRCRLDQGLLRWFDRVIAVSGHMAQTLPRFGVPQKRTTVIVNALVVENYQPGRDGTLRQEWEVPTDAFLVGNIGRLSPEKGQDLLLRAVQQLVVRKPRIHLVFIGIGPQESLLRSMSRELGIEDRVCFAGFQKDMARVYRNLDLVVQSSHTEGMPNVVLEAMLMEVPVVATNVGGTAEIVQPVCEDFLIEPGTVEALVGGIERVMADRGRYEEKARRGRRYVAEHFNQQRRVELLMQVYEEVLAQRSGTSGR from the coding sequence GTGGGTTCGGCGGCGTTTCCGGATAGGGGGACAGGGGGGGGGAGGCATCGCCCTGTCACGGTGCTTGACCTGCGGGATTCTCCCTGGCTGGATGGCCCGGGCAGGACAATTCTGCAATGCGCTGCCATGGTTGAGCGCCACCGCTGCTCGATCTCGGTTGGCGCCTTCTGTCCGGCTTCCCCCGCCGACCACGATTATCTGCAGTCGGCTCGATCTCTCGGGTTGCCGGTGATCCCCATCACGGAAAACCGTTCGCTCGATATCGGTGTCCTCAAGCAAATTCTCAGGGTGATCCGAACCGAGACCATCGACATCGTTCACGCCCATGATTTTCGTTCCAACGTGTTTGCGCTGCTGGCTGCGAAGCGTTCCGGTATCCCGGCGGTTACCACCTGTCATGGCTGGATAGCCAACTCCGTCAAGGGCAAGCTGCGCTGCCGACTCGATCAGGGGCTGTTGCGCTGGTTCGATCGGGTTATTGCGGTGTCTGGTCACATGGCCCAAACTTTGCCCAGGTTTGGTGTGCCGCAAAAACGCACGACGGTCATTGTAAATGCGCTGGTGGTCGAAAATTATCAGCCGGGACGTGACGGTACGCTCAGGCAGGAATGGGAGGTGCCGACCGATGCCTTCCTGGTTGGCAATATCGGTCGATTGAGCCCGGAAAAAGGGCAGGATCTGCTGCTGCGTGCCGTGCAGCAGCTGGTTGTCAGAAAACCCCGAATCCATCTGGTCTTTATCGGTATCGGCCCGCAGGAGTCACTTCTCAGATCCATGAGCCGGGAACTCGGCATCGAAGATCGAGTGTGTTTTGCCGGATTTCAGAAGGACATGGCCCGGGTGTACCGGAATCTCGACCTGGTGGTGCAGAGCTCCCATACCGAGGGGATGCCCAATGTGGTCCTGGAGGCGATGCTGATGGAGGTGCCGGTAGTGGCTACCAACGTGGGAGGAACTGCCGAGATCGTGCAGCCGGTGTGCGAGGATTTCCTGATCGAACCGGGGACGGTCGAGGCGCTGGTCGGAGGAATAGAAAGAGTGATGGCCGACCGGGGCCGATATGAAGAGAAGGCCCGCCGGGGACGAAGATACGTTGCCGAGCATTTCAACCAGCAGCGAAGGGTTGAACTCTTGATGCAGGTCTATGAAGAGGTTTTAGCACAACGAAGTGGTACGAGTGGCCGATAG
- a CDS encoding TIGR03013 family XrtA/PEP-CTERM system glycosyltransferase, translating into MSYGRSRDFVLSSCSEQDGECCFSLSRHPSYANHLNTRLWGSGESARSLTPTDRLFFMPVFFNKYYPIRNVVFVIGESLLIFSSLLFISWLFKEQTVSDNNVILLVPQVLVVTIVFQLCLYFFDVYELRDDRPLLVMAIKITQAFGSGCIVLAALYYFIPQTVIESRTFWVGCLVIYIVITLWRVTYNYIFKHKLFVQSVAIMGTGEFARDIARELEGRLDTPYRMVAFVGKDTPAYNPNQVPVYKSLNDLHLSLSDRFVDRIVVALDDPRGGMPIDLLLNYKLKGVTIENGITFYERLAGKILVNKVKPSWIIFSKGFTIGRLQAFLKRSADILVSLILLILTSPVMILTIAIIKLESPGPVLYLQQRVGKGRRLFKVMKFRSMVQDAEKNGAVWAVANDARVTRFGKFIRKTRIDELPQLINVLKGEMSVVGPRPERPVFVERLKQIIPFYDIRHDIRPGVTGWAQVCYPYGASEEDALRKLEYDLYYMKNVSFALDMLIIFRTIKTVVFAKGGR; encoded by the coding sequence TTGTCCTACGGGAGAAGCAGAGATTTTGTGCTATCAAGCTGTTCGGAACAAGACGGCGAATGCTGTTTCTCTTTGTCAAGACACCCATCTTATGCTAATCACTTGAACACACGTCTCTGGGGATCGGGGGAATCCGCTCGGTCGCTTACTCCAACTGACCGCCTCTTTTTTATGCCTGTATTTTTCAACAAATATTACCCGATACGAAACGTGGTTTTCGTTATCGGGGAAAGCTTATTGATTTTCTCTTCGCTTCTTTTCATTTCCTGGTTGTTCAAGGAACAAACCGTTTCCGACAATAACGTTATACTGCTGGTGCCACAAGTGTTGGTGGTTACCATTGTTTTTCAGCTGTGCCTTTATTTTTTTGATGTCTACGAGTTACGTGACGACCGGCCTCTCTTGGTAATGGCCATCAAGATTACACAGGCCTTTGGATCCGGGTGCATCGTGTTGGCGGCGCTGTACTACTTCATTCCGCAAACCGTGATCGAAAGCCGAACATTCTGGGTGGGGTGCCTGGTTATCTACATCGTCATCACCCTCTGGCGAGTAACCTATAACTATATCTTCAAACATAAACTTTTCGTCCAGTCGGTGGCGATAATGGGAACCGGCGAATTTGCAAGGGATATTGCCAGAGAGCTCGAGGGGCGTCTCGATACCCCTTATCGAATGGTTGCCTTTGTCGGCAAAGATACGCCTGCGTATAATCCGAATCAGGTTCCTGTCTATAAGAGTCTGAACGATCTGCATCTGTCCCTGTCGGATCGGTTTGTTGATCGAATTGTTGTGGCCTTGGATGATCCCCGGGGGGGGATGCCGATTGATTTGTTGCTCAATTACAAATTGAAGGGGGTCACGATCGAGAACGGCATAACGTTCTACGAGCGGCTGGCTGGCAAGATCCTGGTCAATAAGGTCAAGCCGTCATGGATCATTTTTTCCAAGGGCTTTACCATCGGACGCTTGCAGGCCTTTTTGAAACGCAGTGCGGATATCCTGGTATCCTTGATCCTTCTCATCCTGACTTCTCCGGTCATGATTCTGACCATAGCGATCATCAAATTGGAGAGCCCTGGCCCGGTGCTGTATCTGCAGCAACGGGTGGGTAAGGGACGGCGTTTGTTCAAGGTCATGAAGTTCAGGTCGATGGTCCAGGATGCCGAAAAGAATGGGGCGGTCTGGGCTGTTGCCAATGATGCTCGGGTCACCCGATTCGGAAAATTCATCCGCAAGACACGGATCGACGAGTTGCCGCAGTTGATCAATGTCCTCAAGGGGGAAATGAGTGTGGTCGGCCCTCGTCCTGAACGGCCGGTCTTTGTCGAGCGGCTCAAACAGATCATTCCGTTCTACGACATCCGGCACGATATTCGGCCTGGCGTTACCGGCTGGGCCCAGGTCTGCTATCCCTATGGGGCCTCTGAAGAGGATGCCTTGCGCAAGCTTGAATATGATCTGTATTATATGAAGAACGTCTCATTTGCCCTTGATATGTTGATTATTTTCAGAACGATCAAGACGGTTGTCTTTGCCAAGGGCGGCCGTTGA
- a CDS encoding fibronectin type III domain-containing protein translates to MTFPKYPFPRTRKRISGFVALSILSLLVFSANLQAKDITFIWSANPEPVSGYKLYYKTGEDTAPPYNGTGINQGASPILVGDGTSFTVTDLDDDQTYQFSLTAYNEYGESGYSTVVTISPGTASVRSVNFTWNPNADPVTGYKLYYKIGDNPGDPFNGTGLVEGDSPIVVENVTNLTLNGLSTETTYQFALTAYNAHGESGYSEILTLRPDPIPIIIDIKRL, encoded by the coding sequence ATGACCTTTCCCAAATATCCATTCCCCAGAACAAGGAAGCGAATTTCTGGATTTGTAGCCTTATCGATTCTCAGTCTATTGGTGTTTTCTGCGAATCTTCAGGCAAAAGACATCACCTTTATCTGGTCTGCAAACCCGGAACCTGTTTCCGGTTATAAGCTCTATTACAAGACCGGAGAAGATACGGCGCCGCCATACAACGGTACCGGAATCAATCAAGGTGCCTCACCTATCCTTGTCGGTGATGGGACCTCTTTCACCGTTACGGACTTGGATGATGACCAGACCTACCAGTTCAGCTTGACCGCGTACAACGAGTACGGGGAGAGCGGGTATTCAACGGTAGTGACAATAAGCCCGGGAACAGCTTCCGTCCGGAGCGTTAATTTCACGTGGAATCCGAATGCTGACCCGGTGACCGGCTATAAGCTCTATTACAAGATCGGTGATAACCCTGGCGATCCGTTCAATGGTACCGGCCTTGTGGAGGGAGACTCGCCCATTGTTGTCGAAAATGTGACCAATTTAACCTTGAACGGCCTCAGCACCGAGACCACTTATCAGTTCGCCCTGACCGCCTATAATGCACATGGCGAAAGTGGTTATTCGGAAATACTCACTCTCAGGCCTGATCCGATTCCCATTATCATAGATATTAAACGCCTTTAA
- the ltrA gene encoding group II intron reverse transcriptase/maturase, giving the protein MGQGKAFAIPKELVWKSYLEVRKNRGAAGCDGQTITQFDENRDGNLYKIWNRLSSGSYFPPPVREKRIPKGDGKERVLGIPTVSDRIAQGAVKLFVEERLDPLFHEDSYGYRPGKSAHQALEICARRCWRYSWVLEVDIRTFFDSVRHDLIIKALEHHHMPRWVILYCRRWLEAPMQGSVVDSDLRKREVGTPQGGVISPLLANLFLHYAFDQWMGREFRFVPFERYADDIVIHCSLMKDASHMRALVRKRFQEVGLEINEEKSKIVYIDTFKRFNVETCFTFLGYDFKVRTLKNYKGEVYRKCMPGASKKALRQITQTIKGWRIHRSTVDNAETIAKRYNTILRGWINYYGKFWYRNFGYHVWRVFQSRLVKWIRSKYRIPGKKAERKLAMMRKENPRLFAHWYLLRAANACPRAV; this is encoded by the coding sequence GTGGGGCAAGGAAAAGCATTTGCAATACCAAAAGAACTGGTCTGGAAGTCCTACCTTGAAGTTCGCAAGAACCGGGGTGCTGCTGGATGCGATGGGCAGACCATAACGCAGTTTGATGAAAATCGAGACGGAAACCTCTATAAGATCTGGAACCGCCTGAGTTCCGGCTCCTATTTTCCACCGCCGGTTCGCGAGAAGCGGATCCCGAAAGGAGATGGAAAAGAGCGAGTGCTCGGAATACCCACGGTATCAGATCGAATCGCCCAAGGTGCGGTTAAGCTTTTTGTCGAGGAACGACTCGATCCTCTATTTCATGAAGACTCGTATGGATATCGACCCGGAAAATCAGCACACCAGGCGCTTGAGATATGTGCCCGGCGATGTTGGAGGTACAGCTGGGTATTGGAGGTGGACATTAGGACATTCTTTGATAGCGTAAGGCATGATTTAATCATCAAGGCGTTAGAACATCACCATATGCCGAGATGGGTCATTTTGTATTGTCGGAGATGGCTTGAGGCACCAATGCAAGGCTCGGTGGTCGATAGTGACTTGCGGAAACGAGAAGTAGGCACACCTCAAGGTGGTGTAATATCGCCACTATTGGCGAATCTATTTCTTCATTACGCATTTGATCAGTGGATGGGTCGTGAATTTCGCTTTGTACCTTTTGAAAGATATGCTGATGATATAGTAATTCATTGTAGTCTGATGAAGGATGCGAGCCATATGAGAGCGCTTGTAAGAAAACGTTTTCAGGAAGTAGGGCTCGAAATAAACGAAGAGAAATCAAAGATCGTCTACATCGATACGTTCAAGCGCTTCAATGTTGAAACCTGTTTCACGTTTCTCGGATACGATTTCAAGGTAAGAACCCTGAAGAATTACAAAGGGGAAGTCTACCGCAAATGCATGCCGGGGGCGTCAAAGAAAGCGTTGCGTCAGATCACTCAGACCATAAAAGGGTGGCGGATTCATCGATCGACAGTGGATAACGCAGAAACGATAGCGAAACGGTACAATACAATTCTCCGTGGTTGGATCAACTACTACGGGAAGTTCTGGTATCGAAACTTTGGCTATCATGTGTGGCGCGTATTTCAGTCGAGACTGGTTAAGTGGATACGTTCGAAGTATCGAATCCCAGGAAAGAAGGCTGAAAGAAAATTGGCGATGATGAGAAAGGAAAATCCGCGGTTGTTTGCTCATTGGTATTTATTACGTGCAGCAAATGCGTGTCCAAGAGCCGTATGA
- the tnpC gene encoding IS66 family transposase — protein MCNWAMKAAEACQPVLTLLHREIRSGPLINMDETTVQVLDEPGRAATTKSYMWVCRGGPTGTPGIRYHYAPSRSSTVARELLDGYAGIVQTDGYSGYDYLDHDPAILHAGCLAHVRRKFDEARRGSGKPSGKTGSADVALSYIGKLYRIESEAKRKGLTSEELRTLRQERAKPIFDDFRTWLHKKATQVVPKSLLGVAVHYALSQWDRLVVYLEHGEMTPDNNQAENAIRPFVVGRKNWLCVSRRRFYERRLA, from the coding sequence ATGTGCAACTGGGCGATGAAGGCAGCCGAGGCCTGTCAGCCGGTGCTGACGTTATTACACCGGGAGATCCGCTCGGGACCGTTGATCAATATGGACGAGACGACGGTGCAGGTGTTGGATGAACCGGGTCGCGCCGCGACGACGAAATCATATATGTGGGTCTGTCGTGGCGGTCCAACCGGAACACCGGGCATCCGCTACCATTACGCACCGAGCCGCTCTTCCACGGTGGCCCGGGAGTTGCTCGATGGTTATGCCGGGATCGTGCAGACCGACGGTTATAGTGGCTATGATTATCTCGACCACGATCCGGCGATCCTCCATGCCGGTTGCCTGGCCCATGTGCGGCGGAAGTTCGACGAGGCAAGACGAGGCAGCGGCAAACCATCCGGGAAAACGGGGAGCGCCGACGTGGCCCTGAGTTATATCGGCAAGCTCTATCGGATCGAATCCGAGGCCAAGCGAAAAGGGCTGACTTCCGAAGAGCTGCGGACGCTGCGCCAGGAGCGGGCTAAACCGATCTTCGATGACTTCCGTACCTGGCTGCACAAGAAAGCCACCCAGGTGGTGCCGAAGAGCCTGCTCGGTGTGGCGGTTCATTATGCACTGAGCCAGTGGGACCGGTTGGTGGTGTATCTGGAGCATGGTGAGATGACACCGGATAACAATCAGGCTGAAAATGCCATCCGGCCGTTCGTGGTGGGGAGGAAAAACTGGTTGTGTGTGTCACGAAGGAGGTTTTATGAAAGAAGATTAGCATAA